DNA sequence from the Bubalus bubalis isolate 160015118507 breed Murrah chromosome 24, NDDB_SH_1, whole genome shotgun sequence genome:
AGGCAGAGCGGAGTGGTCCCCGCGCGGCCGGGAGACTCCAGACGCAGAAGCGCTCCGGGGTCCCTCCCCTGCCCCGGCCTGGCCTGAGCGCCCCTGTTTGCAGCTACATCGCACTGATCGCCATGGCCATTCAGCAGAGCCCGACGGGCAGGGTGACCCTGTCCGGCATCTACGACTTCATCATGCGCCGGTTCCCGTACTACCGCGCCAACCAGCGCGCCTGGCAGAACTCCATCCGCCACAACCTGTCCCTCAACAGCTGCTTCGTCAAggtgagccccccacccccgtgcGGCCCCTGAGTGTCCCAGGCCTGGGGACCCGTGGACCAAGGCACCCCTGATTGGGCTGTGAGGGTGCATTTTGCAGCGGCGTGCGCTGGAAAGTTCACGCGTAGCCTTCGCCAGCTCCCCAGCGACGCGCCCACCCCCAGGGCGGGGCATCCTTCCGGGGCCGCCAGGGGCTCCCCGAGGGAGCGCGGTGGGCGGGGCGCCCCTGGGAGCCCGCCGCGCGCTGAGCCCCTCGTCCGCACAGGTGCCGCGGACCGACGGCCACGAGAAGGGCAAGGGCAACTATTGGACCTTCGCCGGCGGCTGCGAGTCGCTGCTGGACCTTTTTGAGAACGGCAACTTCCGCCGGCGGCGGCGCCGGCGCGGCCCCAAGGGCGAGGAGGCGAGAGGGGCACGCGGGAGAGATGCGGGGGCGCCCCCGGGGCCCCCTGAGCCCCCAGGCCCCCGCCGCGAGCCCCCGACCCCGGCCAGCCCTGAAGTCCTGAGGAGGGACGCGCACAGGGACATCAAGTTCAGCATTGACTACATCCTCTCCGCCCCTGACCCCTTTCCCCGGGGCAGGTCACCCCACATGCACCCCCCGCTGGAGGGCCGCCAGGTGAACCTCCAGCTTTGGACCATGTGAGAGGGGCTGAGGTGCTCCGCGTCCAGGGCTGGCACCGGTCAGTCTGGAGTGTTCGCGGTGATTTCAgtccacctgaagcaaagaagtGCGGTTCTGCCATGCTCCACAAAGTTCACAGACTCAGGCTCAACGCTGAAACCAGCCTGGGTTGGAGGGAAAGACGTGATGGGCTGAAAGGCGCTCATTTCCCTGTTGCCCCATTACCCCTTCAGAGCCTGAGGACTTAAGGGTTTGCTCTTGACTCACCCGCGGATCCTGCCTGAGGGCTAAGCGCTCAAGGTCAGGGTCACGTTCACTTAGGGTCAAGGTCACTTCCTAGACTGCTGCGGGGAGCTGAGTGTGGGGTGGAGTTGGTGAGCGTTTTCTCTCactgaaaacaataaaagcaaagtGCAGAAGGCCGAGTCAGCTATTGATTGATCCCGTGGACGTGTCCCTGTCACGGatgatgtgactgaagtgacaaGCGCATCTCGTGTTGTGGGCTGAATATTTGACGGTGTTTAAAAATTTCTGTGCGCTCTTTTTatacaggaaagaaggaagggagggaggaaggggagagggggaaaGAGGGGAGGCCCAGATTTGGGACAGCGTGGGGGCGAAATGCACTTTTCCTGATTCTCCTGAGCAGCGAGGAAGCCCTACTCTGGCACATTCCATCCAGCTGCTTTCCCGGGAAAGCACATTCCGGAGCAGAGGGCTGACAAATTTCTGCTACACTGTGAGGTATACGGTTAGGAAGTACACAATTATAAGCATTGGAGGTGGGTGCATCCATTTGAAATGTAAATGATATAATTACTGGGTAGAGACGggcatttaaaaaacacaattatGCACAGTGAAACTATTTGACCAACCTTATCATTTTTCACCAGCCCATTTTTCGCAGAGTTAATTGCTTTCCGTGACTTAATTTGAACATTAGTATGGATTACACCTAATCTGATTCACTAGGTGACGATGATTGGCTAATTTTGTAAATGGCAAAAACACACCCAAGGAGGCTCGCTGTCTGGACTCAGAATTACCATCTTGCTTTATCGGACTTGGAGAAACTGGGGCTGGGGTAGATGAAGGAGGCAGGCACACGAGACTGAATTGGTTGGGAGACACGGTTGCACCCTGGTTCAGAAGGTTCGGCGTTTCATTAAATCACAGTATCCCGATTTCATCCGCCCTGTGAATAGAAACCCCGTGGAGTCCTTTCATGGTTTTGAAAAAACGTGTCTGGCCCTGACTGCAGAGATGAGCACTGGTAGGGATGCCCACTCACGTCT
Encoded proteins:
- the FOXL3 gene encoding forkhead box L3, producing the protein MFDSSQYPYNCFNYDADDYPTGSSDEEKRLTRPAYSYIALIAMAIQQSPTGRVTLSGIYDFIMRRFPYYRANQRAWQNSIRHNLSLNSCFVKVPRTDGHEKGKGNYWTFAGGCESLLDLFENGNFRRRRRRRGPKGEEARGARGRDAGAPPGPPEPPGPRREPPTPASPEVLRRDAHRDIKFSIDYILSAPDPFPRGRSPHMHPPLEGRQVNLQLWTM